Proteins found in one Kangiella sediminilitoris genomic segment:
- a CDS encoding prenyltransferase/squalene oxidase repeat-containing protein: protein MSLGPFFKSKRSILFWIALISAVLSIFFYQKYSQLDSHYSILPQPGKTPSYAEDTNRLLLKRQHPEGFFVNNPDLFAEPSVLNLESLRLSRYAVDTLNLLGALDNIDRENLIQFVLKNHKAPSNAIGNLKGFSALPNSIVNIRATMDSVMILKQLNALDRVDTDAIANLILAYQNEDGGFWDPGYSEFGQRSTVQATSFAIRTLLHLDKIKLLNK from the coding sequence ATGAGCTTAGGCCCATTTTTTAAAAGTAAACGCTCCATCCTTTTCTGGATAGCTCTTATCAGTGCTGTTCTCTCCATCTTTTTTTATCAAAAATACAGTCAACTTGATTCCCATTACAGTATTTTGCCTCAGCCGGGTAAAACGCCGTCCTATGCAGAAGACACTAATCGTTTACTCTTGAAACGACAGCACCCTGAGGGGTTTTTCGTCAATAATCCAGACCTGTTTGCAGAGCCATCTGTGCTTAACTTAGAGAGTCTGAGGCTTTCCCGATATGCAGTGGACACTTTAAATCTGCTTGGTGCTTTGGATAACATTGATCGAGAAAACTTAATCCAGTTTGTTCTGAAAAATCACAAGGCTCCGAGCAATGCAATTGGAAACTTAAAAGGCTTTTCTGCATTACCTAATAGCATCGTTAATATTCGAGCAACCATGGATTCGGTAATGATCTTAAAGCAGCTAAATGCACTCGACCGAGTTGACACCGATGCCATTGCAAACCTTATCTTGGCTTATCAAAATGAAGATGGTGGCTTCTGGGATCCCGGCTATTCGGAGTTTGGGCAAAGGTCGACTGTACAGGCGACATCTTTTGCTATCAGGACTTTGCTCCATCTGGATAAGATAAAGTTATTGAATAAGTAA
- a CDS encoding GGDEF domain-containing protein codes for MINTLNTTFLTNDKVYSERGESQINSLKASYLTVRMFSELGKLDAIPSWEIVQFIKNYRDLNGGFSGDIYSVYSVVKTLTFLSPTHTSSKLVTYRLLTYVTLILTLVSLGFLFVIRGKVQKIKQTALERKAQTDRLTGLHNREFLEQRYVNYQSGKAHIALLLLDVDHFKSINDNYGHLAGDEVLIELAKLLSDNIRKTDTLARWGGEEFAVLCPATDPEHANIFAEKLRSMVASHSFSKPETITCSIGLSCSHHNEPLKSLFARADKALYESKNSGRNKVTYL; via the coding sequence ATGATAAACACGCTAAATACGACTTTCCTAACCAACGATAAGGTATACAGCGAGCGTGGTGAGTCTCAGATAAACTCTCTAAAAGCTTCATACCTGACAGTACGCATGTTTAGTGAGCTTGGAAAGCTGGATGCCATTCCATCGTGGGAAATTGTACAATTTATAAAAAATTATAGAGACTTAAACGGTGGTTTTTCCGGCGATATCTATTCTGTCTACTCCGTGGTTAAAACTTTAACCTTTCTGTCACCCACCCATACCTCATCCAAACTGGTAACTTATCGACTATTAACTTACGTCACTCTGATTCTTACACTGGTATCCCTAGGTTTTCTATTTGTCATTCGCGGCAAAGTGCAAAAAATCAAACAGACGGCTCTGGAGCGAAAAGCTCAAACTGATCGATTAACTGGATTGCATAATCGTGAATTCCTGGAACAACGTTACGTTAACTATCAAAGTGGAAAGGCGCATATTGCCCTTCTATTACTGGATGTCGATCATTTTAAGAGTATCAACGATAACTACGGCCATCTGGCAGGTGATGAGGTCCTCATCGAGCTGGCCAAGCTACTAAGTGATAATATTAGAAAAACCGATACTCTAGCCCGCTGGGGAGGTGAGGAATTTGCCGTTCTCTGTCCCGCAACCGATCCAGAGCATGCCAATATTTTTGCAGAGAAGCTACGCAGTATGGTCGCCAGCCATTCCTTTTCAAAGCCCGAAACCATCACCTGCAGTATAGGACTTTCCTGCTCTCACCATAACGAACCTTTAAAAAGCTTATTTGCGCGTGCGGATAAAGCGCTATACGAATCTAAAAATAGTGGTCGTAATAAAGTGACCTATCTCTAA
- a CDS encoding SDR family oxidoreductase produces MNLSLIGKTALVCGSSQGMGKAIAKQLSEQGANVVLLARNKEKLEAVHKELDHSQGQDHHILVADFTKPEQVKDAVEGFLKTPEAAIHILVNNTGGPAPGPANSANTEDFLAAFQQHLVCNHELMKLALPSMKEDHFGRIINVISTSVKQPLNGLGVSNTVRGAVANWAKTLANELGEFNITVNNVLPGATNTVRLEAIIQNKAEKKGVSIEEMEQEEKSIIPMKRFGTAQEFANAVGFLASPAAGYITGINLPVDGGRTSCL; encoded by the coding sequence ATGAATTTATCGCTAATTGGAAAAACCGCACTGGTTTGCGGCTCTAGCCAAGGTATGGGCAAAGCTATCGCTAAACAGCTATCAGAGCAGGGAGCCAATGTTGTGCTATTGGCCCGAAACAAAGAAAAACTAGAAGCGGTACATAAAGAACTGGATCACTCACAAGGTCAGGACCACCATATTTTAGTGGCAGACTTCACCAAGCCAGAACAGGTTAAAGACGCGGTAGAGGGCTTTTTAAAGACTCCAGAGGCAGCCATACATATTCTGGTTAATAACACCGGTGGACCAGCTCCCGGTCCGGCAAATAGCGCTAATACCGAAGATTTCCTGGCAGCATTCCAGCAGCATCTGGTTTGTAACCATGAGCTAATGAAATTAGCTTTGCCAAGTATGAAAGAAGACCACTTTGGTCGCATCATTAACGTCATCTCTACCTCAGTAAAACAACCATTAAACGGATTAGGTGTTTCCAATACTGTCCGAGGTGCTGTTGCTAACTGGGCTAAAACGTTAGCTAATGAACTGGGTGAATTTAATATTACGGTAAACAATGTTTTACCGGGAGCTACTAATACCGTTCGATTAGAAGCGATTATCCAGAATAAAGCGGAGAAGAAAGGTGTTTCCATTGAAGAAATGGAGCAGGAAGAAAAATCGATTATACCAATGAAGCGCTTTGGCACAGCACAAGAGTTTGCTAACGCTGTGGGCTTTTTAGCGTCTCCAGCGGCAGGCTACATTACAGGTATCAACTTGCCGGTAGACGGTGGACGAACCAGCTGTCTATAG
- a CDS encoding aldehyde dehydrogenase — MQLIKNYIAGELKEPAKKKYLDNVEPATGQVYSQIPNSTAEDLELAVEAAEKVQPSWAGLSLEKRAEILMKVADAIDDHSNELAKAEAIDNGKPFSLAKAVDIYRASANIRFFAQAITQFSSESHAMGDEAINYTLRDPVGVVGCISPWNLPLYLFTWKIAPALAAGNAVIAKPSEVTPMTAFLLSKICIEAGLPAGVLNILHGDGPSIGDPLTTHPKIKAISFTGGTSTGAHISKVTAGMFKKLSLELGGKNPTLVFADCDFEDTVSNVVRAAFSNQGQICLCGSRIYIERPIYEKFKQAFIQKVQALKVGDPLQEDTQHGALVSKPHMEKVLSYIELAQEEGGNILTGGKQVTLEGRCEKGYFVEPTVIEGLDNDCRTNQEEIFGPVCTIMPFDTDEEAVTLANGTQYGLASSIWTNDLKRAHRVAKQIEAGIVWVNCWLLRDLRTPFGGVKNSGVGREGGLEALRFFTETKNVCIKYS; from the coding sequence ATGCAGTTAATTAAAAACTATATAGCTGGCGAACTTAAAGAGCCTGCGAAGAAAAAGTATCTGGACAACGTAGAGCCAGCAACTGGTCAGGTCTACAGCCAAATCCCAAATTCCACCGCGGAAGATTTAGAGCTGGCAGTCGAAGCTGCTGAAAAAGTTCAGCCGTCATGGGCCGGCCTTTCTCTGGAGAAGCGTGCTGAAATCTTAATGAAGGTTGCTGATGCGATTGACGATCACTCCAATGAGTTAGCCAAAGCGGAAGCCATCGATAATGGGAAACCTTTTAGCCTGGCTAAAGCCGTTGATATTTATCGCGCCTCTGCCAACATTCGTTTTTTCGCACAGGCCATAACCCAGTTTTCCAGTGAAAGCCATGCTATGGGTGACGAAGCCATCAACTACACGCTCCGAGATCCTGTCGGTGTAGTCGGCTGTATCTCTCCCTGGAACCTGCCATTGTATTTATTCACCTGGAAAATCGCTCCGGCTTTAGCCGCGGGTAATGCGGTAATTGCAAAACCGTCAGAAGTAACGCCGATGACAGCTTTCCTATTGTCCAAAATCTGTATTGAAGCAGGCTTGCCAGCTGGTGTACTCAATATACTGCATGGTGATGGTCCATCTATCGGAGATCCACTTACGACTCATCCAAAAATCAAGGCCATCAGCTTTACCGGGGGCACTTCTACTGGCGCTCACATCAGTAAAGTTACTGCCGGTATGTTTAAAAAGTTGTCCTTGGAACTTGGCGGTAAAAATCCAACCCTGGTATTTGCCGATTGTGATTTTGAAGATACCGTAAGCAATGTTGTACGCGCAGCCTTCTCCAATCAGGGTCAAATCTGTCTTTGCGGATCACGTATTTATATTGAACGACCGATTTACGAAAAATTCAAACAGGCATTTATCCAAAAAGTACAAGCGTTGAAAGTTGGCGACCCTCTTCAAGAGGACACGCAGCATGGCGCTCTTGTATCTAAGCCTCATATGGAAAAAGTTCTCTCCTATATTGAGCTCGCTCAAGAAGAAGGCGGTAATATCCTGACCGGCGGTAAGCAGGTGACTCTTGAGGGGCGCTGCGAGAAAGGCTACTTTGTTGAGCCCACCGTCATCGAGGGTTTAGATAACGATTGTCGCACCAACCAGGAAGAAATATTTGGACCAGTCTGTACCATCATGCCGTTTGATACTGACGAAGAAGCAGTGACTCTAGCAAACGGAACACAGTACGGCCTCGCTTCGAGCATATGGACCAATGACTTAAAACGTGCTCATCGCGTAGCAAAGCAAATTGAAGCTGGTATTGTCTGGGTGAATTGCTGGTTACTGCGTGATTTAAGAACTCCCTTTGGTGGCGTCAAAAACTCAGGCGTCGGTCGTGAAGGCGGCCTGGAAGCACTGCGTTTTTTCACCGAAACGAAAAACGTCTGTATCAAATATAGTTAG
- a CDS encoding DUF885 domain-containing protein: MSQLEHGFRKTLTSLLVATSLLVVGCQQDESAQGKQAEKTPEAEKVAQTVEPVQTKAEIKPETVFDQATTALFKARPMNASMYGVSQEMAGGYYQDKLPDFSPESEAALRETLRIHTKTLQELKSDTAQGEENRKVVADLTRYYSGEPDFDIGYIDLWMGHTPFIVSQINGPAIDVPNLLQNNHPIKTEQNAKDYLARLSQFGDFINSVNIKVKADAEKGWVPPKVIVKGALNFLNGFVKAKPEQHALVNNLRDKLAKLELPQEKKDSMVAEAVKLTADTVYPAYKTLAATMEGLMEQAREESGIWAQPEGAKFYRDAVRQLGDTNLTPEEVHQIGLDEVERITTEMDAILKSEGYEEGSVGERMAALNEEERFIYEDSAEGRQKLLDYLNEKLDEINQVMQTQFATIPPYDVEIRRIPVERQDGAPGGQYTPPPLDGSEPGIYWINLRDMKANAKFDLKTLTYHEANPGHHWQIALNMAQESLPMLRRIAPYNAYVEGWALYSELVAWEMGMYKDDPYGDLGRLKAELFRAVRLVVDTGLHHKKWTREEAIDYMESTTGTAHSDVVSEIERYMVWPGQALGYKLGMLNIVNQRAKAKEALGEKFDIKEFHDLVLLGGAVPMAVLNEKIAKWVESKK; encoded by the coding sequence ATGTCTCAACTTGAACATGGTTTCCGTAAAACACTCACTAGCCTACTGGTGGCTACTTCATTATTAGTAGTCGGCTGTCAGCAGGACGAGTCGGCACAGGGTAAGCAAGCAGAGAAAACTCCTGAAGCTGAGAAGGTGGCTCAGACTGTCGAGCCAGTGCAAACAAAAGCAGAAATAAAGCCTGAAACGGTTTTTGATCAGGCGACTACCGCTCTGTTTAAGGCGCGGCCTATGAACGCTTCGATGTATGGCGTCAGCCAAGAGATGGCGGGGGGCTATTACCAGGACAAACTTCCTGATTTTTCTCCTGAGAGCGAAGCTGCTCTTAGAGAGACGTTGCGTATCCATACAAAAACCTTACAGGAATTGAAATCTGATACTGCGCAAGGCGAAGAAAACCGTAAGGTCGTCGCTGATCTGACGCGCTATTATTCTGGCGAGCCCGACTTTGATATTGGCTATATCGATTTATGGATGGGGCATACTCCTTTCATAGTCAGCCAGATCAACGGTCCGGCGATTGATGTACCCAACTTATTACAGAATAACCATCCGATCAAAACGGAACAAAATGCCAAGGACTATCTGGCTCGACTAAGTCAGTTTGGTGATTTTATCAATAGCGTGAACATTAAGGTCAAGGCTGACGCTGAAAAGGGATGGGTTCCTCCTAAGGTTATCGTTAAAGGAGCACTCAATTTCCTGAACGGTTTTGTAAAAGCTAAGCCTGAACAGCATGCGCTGGTGAATAACTTGCGTGACAAACTTGCAAAATTAGAATTGCCGCAGGAAAAGAAGGACAGCATGGTGGCTGAAGCCGTTAAGTTGACTGCTGACACTGTGTACCCGGCCTACAAAACTTTGGCGGCGACTATGGAAGGACTCATGGAACAAGCTCGAGAAGAGTCAGGTATCTGGGCTCAGCCTGAGGGAGCAAAGTTTTATCGTGATGCTGTGCGTCAGTTAGGGGACACTAATCTGACTCCAGAAGAAGTTCATCAGATTGGGCTTGATGAAGTCGAAAGAATTACGACTGAAATGGATGCCATTTTAAAGTCTGAAGGCTATGAAGAAGGTTCTGTCGGTGAGCGTATGGCGGCGCTCAACGAAGAGGAACGTTTCATCTATGAAGATTCAGCTGAAGGTCGTCAGAAATTATTGGACTACCTCAATGAAAAGCTGGATGAAATCAATCAGGTCATGCAGACACAGTTTGCGACCATCCCACCTTATGATGTAGAAATTCGACGCATTCCCGTCGAGCGTCAGGATGGGGCTCCCGGTGGGCAATACACGCCACCGCCACTGGATGGCTCTGAGCCAGGCATTTATTGGATTAATCTGCGTGATATGAAAGCCAACGCCAAGTTTGATCTAAAAACACTGACCTACCATGAAGCAAACCCCGGTCATCACTGGCAGATTGCCCTTAACATGGCACAGGAAAGCCTGCCCATGTTACGCCGTATAGCTCCCTATAATGCCTATGTTGAAGGATGGGCGCTATATTCTGAGTTAGTTGCCTGGGAGATGGGCATGTATAAGGATGACCCGTATGGTGATTTAGGGCGTCTGAAGGCCGAGCTATTCCGAGCGGTTCGTCTGGTGGTGGATACTGGGCTTCACCACAAGAAGTGGACGCGTGAAGAAGCCATTGATTACATGGAAAGCACTACGGGTACAGCCCACTCGGATGTGGTTTCAGAAATTGAGCGTTACATGGTCTGGCCGGGACAGGCGTTGGGTTATAAACTTGGCATGTTGAACATTGTTAACCAGCGTGCAAAAGCAAAAGAGGCGCTGGGCGAGAAGTTTGATATCAAAGAGTTTCATGACTTAGTGCTACTTGGTGGTGCTGTGCCCATGGCGGTGTTGAATGAAAAAATTGCTAAATGGGTAGAGAGTAAGAAGTAA
- a CDS encoding YajQ family cyclic di-GMP-binding protein, protein MPSFDIVSEVDKHEITNTVDNANRELSTRFDFRGVDASFEQTGDSIKVTAEADFQVDQMIDIFYRCCTKRNIDTNALDISDEATHSGKTFYKSVTFKQGIEKDIAKKIVKLIKDSKMKVQASIQGEEVRVTGKKRDDLQQVMALVRQAELGQPFQFKNFRD, encoded by the coding sequence ATGCCTTCCTTTGATATTGTCTCTGAAGTCGACAAGCACGAAATCACCAATACCGTCGATAATGCCAACCGTGAGCTGAGCACCCGTTTTGACTTCCGTGGCGTGGATGCCAGTTTTGAGCAAACCGGCGATAGCATCAAGGTTACAGCCGAGGCTGACTTCCAGGTTGACCAGATGATCGATATTTTCTATCGCTGTTGCACCAAACGTAATATCGATACCAACGCACTCGATATTTCTGACGAAGCAACGCACTCCGGTAAAACCTTTTATAAATCAGTGACTTTTAAGCAAGGTATCGAGAAAGATATCGCCAAGAAAATCGTCAAGCTGATTAAAGATTCTAAAATGAAAGTACAGGCTTCTATACAGGGTGAAGAAGTTCGAGTCACTGGCAAGAAGAGAGATGATTTACAGCAGGTCATGGCATTGGTCAGACAGGCAGAGCTTGGACAACCATTCCAGTTTAAGAATTTCAGAGATTAA
- a CDS encoding RidA family protein translates to MSQKFVSSTAPEPVGLYPHARRAGNLLFLSGVGPRQKGTKDIPGVTLDSEGNITDYCIETQCRSVFENVRTILKDSGSSWDQLVDVQVFLTNMKDDFKTYNKVYAEYFADNQPCRTTIEISSLPTPIAIELKCIATIYDD, encoded by the coding sequence ATGAGTCAGAAATTTGTTTCTTCGACCGCTCCAGAGCCAGTCGGTCTTTATCCTCATGCCCGTAGAGCAGGCAACTTATTATTTTTATCGGGTGTAGGTCCACGTCAGAAAGGCACTAAAGATATTCCGGGTGTAACCCTCGATAGTGAGGGTAATATCACAGACTACTGTATAGAAACCCAATGTCGCAGCGTTTTTGAGAACGTCCGTACTATTCTTAAAGATTCAGGTTCAAGCTGGGATCAGCTTGTCGACGTTCAGGTATTCCTGACCAATATGAAAGATGACTTTAAGACCTATAACAAAGTCTACGCTGAATACTTCGCGGACAATCAGCCCTGTCGAACTACGATCGAGATCAGCTCACTTCCAACGCCAATTGCTATCGAGCTGAAGTGCATCGCAACCATTTACGACGATTAA
- a CDS encoding 3-hydroxyanthranilate 3,4-dioxygenase, whose protein sequence is MSSDSATLPPFNLHQWIEEHRHLLKPPVCNKQVFEQDDFIVMVVGGPNGRRDFHYDEGPEFFYQLEGEMELRTIQDGKRVNYPIKAGEVFLLPPKVPHSPVRFKDSIGLVVERKRLPDEKDGLMWFCENCDNKLYEEYFPLTNVEKDFLPVFERFLESEEHRTCNNCGTVMPKENKLDL, encoded by the coding sequence ATGAGTTCAGATTCAGCAACTCTGCCCCCATTTAATCTACATCAGTGGATCGAAGAGCATCGACACCTGCTAAAACCACCGGTTTGTAATAAACAGGTTTTCGAACAGGACGACTTTATCGTCATGGTTGTTGGTGGTCCAAATGGACGCCGCGACTTTCACTATGATGAAGGACCGGAGTTTTTCTACCAGCTTGAAGGTGAGATGGAGCTTCGTACTATCCAGGATGGGAAGCGAGTTAACTACCCGATTAAAGCTGGTGAAGTATTTTTATTACCGCCAAAAGTTCCACACTCACCGGTTCGGTTCAAAGACTCAATCGGCTTAGTCGTAGAGCGCAAACGCCTGCCTGATGAAAAAGACGGCCTGATGTGGTTCTGCGAGAACTGCGATAACAAGCTATACGAGGAATACTTTCCACTGACCAACGTTGAGAAAGATTTCCTGCCTGTCTTTGAGCGTTTCCTGGAAAGCGAAGAGCACAGAACCTGCAATAACTGTGGGACTGTAATGCCGAAAGAAAATAAATTGGACCTGTAG